Genomic segment of Acidimicrobiales bacterium:
ACCAGGTCGAGGCCATGACGATGGCGACCAGGGTCGCGGTCATGAACGACGGCGCCCTCCAGCAGGTCGACCGGCCCCAGGAGGTGTACGACCGCCCGGCCAACCTGTTCGTCGCCCGCTTCATCGGGAGCCCGCCGATGAACACCGTCGACGGGGAGGTCGTGGACGAGGGCGGTCGCCGGGTGGTGCGAGCCGCGGGCGGACGCCTGGTGCTCGGCGACGCGCAGGCGAAGGCGCTCGACGAGCGCTCGGCCCGCCAGGTGGTCGTCGGCCTCCGGCCCGAGCACGTCGTGCTGACCCCGGACGGGGCGCCGGACGGGGCGCCGGACGGGGCCGGCGGCGAGGGGCTCCCGGCGAAGCTGCGCCTGGTCGAGTCTCTGGGTCACGAGCGGCTGCTCGTGTGCGAGCTCGAGGACGGGTCGCCGGCCGTCGCGAGGGTGGGCAGCGAGGACGCCGTCCCGGCGGAGGGGTCGGCGGTTCGGCTCGCCGGCGACGTCCGACACCTGCACCTGTTCGATGCGACGACGACCGAGCGGATCCCCGCGTGACCGCTTCCAGCCGCATCGGCACCGCGCCGATGGCCAGGGCGGAGGCGGGGGTGGACGCCGGGACGACGGTCCCCGGGCCCCGGAGGCGGGCGGAGTGGCCCCTCGCGCTCGGGTTCCTCGCGCCGTCGCTCGTCGTGTTCTCGGTGTTCGTCTTCTACCCGCTCGGGCGGACGATCTGGCTGGGGCTGCACCGCCAGGACCCGTTCGGCAACGCCAGCTTCTACGTCGGCCTCGACCAGTACCGCGACGTCGTCACGTCGTCCGCGTTCGTGAACAGCCTGAAGGCGACGGCCGGCTTCGCGCTGATCACGGTGCCGCTCGGCCTCGTGCTCGGGCTCGGCCTCGCGCTGCTCGCCCACCAGCAGCTGCGGGGGATCACGTTCTTCCGCACGATCTTCTCGTCGACGGTGGCGACGTCGGTTGCCGTCGCCTCGCTGATGTGGCTGACCCTGTTCAATCCCTCGATCGGCGTGGTCAACCAGTTCCTGTCGTC
This window contains:
- a CDS encoding sugar ABC transporter permease; this encodes MTASSRIGTAPMARAEAGVDAGTTVPGPRRRAEWPLALGFLAPSLVVFSVFVFYPLGRTIWLGLHRQDPFGNASFYVGLDQYRDVVTSSAFVNSLKATAGFALITVPLGLVLGLGLALLAHQQLRGITFFRTIFSSTVATSVAVASLMWLTLFNPSIGVVNQFLSSVGRDPVAWLQDPDTALLAVSLTTVWQNLGITFLIMIAGLQSIPDELYESARIDGAGGWSRFVNITVPLLSPTLLFATVVLTISAFQSFGQIDLLTRGGPFGRTNVIVYSIFNDANSDPGRAAATAVVLFGIILVLTLVQFRFLERRVFYG